From the Bacillus tuaregi genome, one window contains:
- a CDS encoding MFS transporter encodes MVETKKALPILFLVMFLVMIGFGIIIPVLPFYAENIGASPFELGLLMAVYSLMQLLFAPLWGRVSDRIGRKPVIMIGILGLALSFFLMGLSSALWMLFAARVVGGILSAANMPTVMAYVADITSAEDRGKGMGIVGAATGLGFVFGPALGGVFSKMSLNMPFYIAGFFSLLTFFLVWFVLKESLAKENRGQQRNEKSSVWQALNGSQSILYFLQLFISLSLSGLEATFAYFAAVKAGLGTVGLGYIFMIMGLAGALVQGGLVGRMTKSFGEGAVIQIGIIVSAIGFGLILLVDSFTTAAIYLTIFGIGNGVIRPSVSALLTKTSSAGHGSTTGLLSSFDSLGRIAGPPLGGWLYHITIGLPYISGIILSILALMLYRIYTVQEKKLLSIGS; translated from the coding sequence ATGGTAGAAACAAAAAAAGCATTACCCATTCTTTTTCTTGTGATGTTTCTCGTTATGATTGGATTTGGGATCATTATTCCTGTTTTACCTTTTTATGCAGAAAATATCGGTGCATCCCCATTTGAATTAGGTTTATTGATGGCAGTGTATTCATTAATGCAACTTTTGTTTGCACCGCTATGGGGACGAGTGTCTGACCGGATTGGTCGAAAACCAGTCATAATGATCGGAATCTTAGGTTTGGCTCTTTCCTTTTTCCTTATGGGACTTTCCTCCGCACTTTGGATGTTATTTGCCGCAAGAGTGGTCGGAGGAATTTTATCCGCAGCCAATATGCCCACTGTTATGGCTTATGTTGCTGATATCACATCCGCAGAGGACCGTGGTAAGGGAATGGGAATTGTTGGCGCTGCCACCGGACTTGGATTTGTTTTTGGACCAGCTCTTGGCGGGGTATTTTCGAAAATGAGCTTAAACATGCCGTTTTACATCGCTGGATTTTTTTCCCTTTTGACCTTTTTTCTCGTTTGGTTTGTTTTAAAGGAATCTTTGGCAAAGGAAAATAGAGGACAGCAGAGGAATGAAAAATCCTCCGTATGGCAGGCATTAAACGGTTCACAATCCATTTTGTATTTTCTACAATTATTTATTTCCCTATCACTATCAGGATTAGAAGCTACCTTTGCTTATTTCGCAGCCGTTAAAGCGGGATTAGGGACAGTTGGGCTAGGTTATATATTTATGATTATGGGATTGGCTGGAGCACTTGTCCAAGGTGGGCTAGTAGGCAGAATGACGAAGAGCTTTGGCGAAGGAGCCGTTATTCAAATCGGCATTATTGTATCGGCCATTGGCTTTGGTCTTATTTTATTAGTCGATAGCTTTACGACTGCCGCTATTTATCTAACCATATTCGGAATTGGTAACGGGGTTATTCGTCCAAGCGTTTCTGCCCTTTTAACCAAAACATCGTCAGCAGGACATGGCAGTACAACAGGCTTACTTTCTTCGTTCGACTCACTTGGGAGAATTGCAGGACCACCTCTTGGAGGCTGGCTGTACCATATCACTATTGGCTTGCCGTACATTTCAGGAATCATTTTATCCATACTAGCCTTGATGCTATACCGAATCTATACTGTGCAAGAGAAAAAATTACTATCTATTGGTTCATGA
- a CDS encoding amino acid ABC transporter permease, which translates to MSGEYLITILKPMLEGAQATILLFLIAIVLSIPLGFLLTLAVRSSFKPISWLAQGYIYVMRGTPLLLQLLVITFGLPMIPVIGEYLILDRFVAASLGFILNYAAYFAEIFRGGLLSIDKGQYEAAKVLGLNKWQTTTRIILPQMFRIALPSVANESVTLVKDTALLYAVAVPELLHFAQTAVNRDFTIVPFFVAGVIYLIMTLLLTSVFKWLEKRFKFE; encoded by the coding sequence ATGTCAGGAGAATATTTAATCACAATACTCAAGCCTATGCTGGAAGGCGCGCAGGCCACCATTCTATTATTCCTTATTGCGATTGTGTTGTCGATTCCGCTTGGCTTTTTACTCACACTAGCTGTTAGAAGTAGCTTCAAACCAATTTCGTGGCTTGCGCAAGGCTATATATATGTTATGCGTGGAACCCCGCTTTTACTGCAATTATTAGTGATTACATTTGGGCTTCCGATGATTCCGGTCATTGGAGAATACTTAATCCTTGACCGCTTTGTTGCTGCTAGTCTTGGATTTATCCTCAATTATGCTGCGTATTTTGCTGAGATTTTTCGAGGTGGTCTTTTATCCATTGATAAAGGCCAGTATGAAGCTGCGAAGGTATTGGGCTTGAATAAATGGCAGACAACTACTAGAATTATTCTGCCGCAAATGTTCCGTATTGCGCTGCCTTCTGTTGCTAATGAATCTGTCACGCTAGTAAAGGATACTGCCTTATTATATGCCGTTGCTGTTCCGGAATTGTTACACTTTGCCCAGACGGCCGTGAACCGTGATTTTACGATTGTGCCTTTCTTTGTCGCAGGTGTCATCTATCTAATCATGACTCTCTTATTAACGAGCGTATTTAAATGGCTTGAGAAACGTTTTAAATTTGAATAA
- a CDS encoding YwbE family protein: MNGQNRKDILPGAMVNIVLKADQKTGKLTSGIVKDILTKSSYHPHGIKVRLTDGQIGRVQSIKR; this comes from the coding sequence ATGAATGGACAAAACAGAAAAGATATTCTCCCCGGAGCAATGGTCAATATTGTCCTTAAAGCCGACCAAAAAACCGGGAAACTAACCAGTGGGATAGTAAAGGATATCTTGACAAAGTCAAGCTACCATCCACATGGAATTAAAGTACGACTTACAGATGGACAAATCGGAAGAGTTCAATCAATTAAACGGTAA
- the namA gene encoding NADPH dehydrogenase NamA: protein MENTKLFSPYTIKNVTFKNRIVMAPMCMYSCTNEDGKVTPWHYTHYISRAVGQTGLLIQEATAVSPEGRISPYDLGIWGDEHIEGLLQLTTLIKENGAKAGIQLGHAGRKAVLEGEILAPSSIPFDDESKTPKEMTLEDIHATIKAFKNGAERAKKAGFDVIEIHGAHGYLIHQFLSPLSNHRHDEYGGSHENRYRFLKEVIEEVKSVWNGPLFVRISANEYHPQGLTVEDYVLYSRWMKGQGVDLIDVSSGAIVPAKINIYPGYQVPLAEKIKHAAQVPTGAVGLITSGLQAEEILQSERADLVLLARELLRDPYWPRSAAQELGVDIEGPVQYERGWKQRRNQR, encoded by the coding sequence ATGGAAAATACAAAACTATTTTCACCTTATACGATTAAAAATGTTACGTTTAAAAATCGAATTGTCATGGCACCGATGTGCATGTATTCATGTACAAACGAGGATGGAAAGGTGACACCATGGCACTACACCCACTACATAAGCCGTGCAGTTGGACAAACAGGCTTGCTGATTCAAGAAGCAACTGCCGTTTCTCCGGAAGGTCGTATCTCACCATATGATTTAGGAATCTGGGGCGACGAGCATATCGAAGGACTTTTACAGCTGACCACTCTTATTAAAGAGAACGGCGCCAAAGCTGGTATACAGTTAGGCCATGCCGGACGCAAAGCCGTATTAGAAGGAGAAATCCTTGCTCCTTCTTCTATCCCATTCGATGACGAAAGTAAAACACCGAAGGAAATGACATTAGAAGATATTCACGCCACGATTAAAGCCTTTAAAAATGGAGCCGAACGTGCAAAAAAGGCTGGATTTGATGTCATTGAAATTCATGGTGCCCACGGGTATTTGATTCATCAATTTTTATCTCCACTTTCCAATCATCGTCATGATGAATATGGCGGCAGCCATGAAAATCGTTACCGCTTCTTGAAAGAAGTGATTGAGGAGGTTAAATCAGTTTGGAATGGACCATTATTCGTTCGTATATCGGCAAATGAATATCATCCGCAAGGGCTGACTGTGGAGGATTATGTCCTCTACAGCCGTTGGATGAAGGGGCAGGGAGTCGACTTAATCGATGTAAGCTCAGGTGCAATTGTGCCGGCAAAGATTAATATCTATCCAGGCTATCAAGTCCCACTAGCCGAAAAAATCAAGCACGCTGCACAGGTTCCAACTGGTGCAGTTGGCCTAATTACATCAGGCCTGCAGGCAGAAGAAATCCTCCAAAGTGAGCGAGCCGATCTCGTTTTACTGGCGCGAGAATTACTGCGCGACCCCTATTGGCCAAGAAGCGCTGCACAGGAGCTTGGTGTCGATATTGAAGGTCCTGTCCAATACGAAAGAGGCTGGAAACAAAGACGAAACCAAAGATAA
- a CDS encoding DUF1641 domain-containing protein: protein MAETNTIEKIEQESQVLSAEKGKSDILDQLLQPEVQESLTVLVEQLPKLTELVNVLTKSYDMAQSLATDEILKNDTVGAIKEITEPVTATVKNVAATAMEAKERADESTEVIGLFGLLKMLKDPQAQKLFRFVHAYLEISAEQKNHQ from the coding sequence ATGGCAGAAACAAACACAATTGAAAAAATTGAGCAAGAATCTCAAGTCTTGTCTGCTGAAAAAGGAAAAAGTGATATTCTTGATCAACTTTTACAGCCTGAGGTGCAGGAATCTTTAACAGTATTGGTTGAACAGCTTCCAAAACTGACTGAGCTTGTTAATGTTTTAACAAAATCATATGATATGGCTCAGTCACTAGCGACTGACGAAATCTTGAAAAATGACACAGTAGGGGCAATTAAGGAAATTACTGAGCCTGTAACGGCAACCGTAAAAAATGTAGCTGCTACAGCAATGGAAGCGAAGGAACGTGCAGATGAAAGCACTGAAGTGATTGGTCTTTTTGGGCTTTTAAAAATGCTCAAAGATCCACAAGCACAAAAATTATTTCGTTTCGTTCATGCATACCTTGAAATCTCAGCTGAACAAAAAAATCATCAATAA
- a CDS encoding amino acid ABC transporter substrate-binding protein — protein MKRTGLFMLIIASVFALLVGCTSSDSGSDTGTEDIDTLVIGIDDAFAPMGFRDDSNDIVGFDIDMAKAAGEKMGVEVQFQPIDWTTKETELNSGRIDLIWNGYTVTDERKEKVLFTKPYLKNSQVVAVLADSDVATIDDLEGKQIGIQSFSSAVDALNAHPINEKIAGLTEFKTNVLALKDLENGRVDAVVIDEVVINYYMTIQEGTFKVLDESLSPEEYAVGVKKGNEALLNELQEALDTMNEDGTAAEISEKWFGEDKVLK, from the coding sequence ATGAAACGTACAGGCTTATTTATGTTAATAATTGCGTCCGTTTTCGCCCTTCTTGTCGGATGTACAAGCTCGGATTCAGGTTCTGACACTGGTACGGAAGATATAGATACGTTAGTAATTGGAATTGATGATGCTTTTGCTCCGATGGGCTTCCGTGATGATAGTAATGATATTGTCGGTTTTGATATTGATATGGCAAAAGCTGCTGGTGAAAAAATGGGCGTAGAGGTTCAGTTTCAGCCTATTGATTGGACAACAAAGGAAACAGAGCTTAACAGTGGTCGAATTGACCTGATTTGGAATGGTTATACTGTTACAGATGAACGTAAAGAAAAGGTTTTATTTACAAAACCATATCTGAAAAACTCTCAAGTTGTGGCCGTTTTAGCGGATTCAGATGTTGCCACAATAGATGATTTAGAGGGGAAACAAATCGGGATACAGTCATTTTCCTCTGCTGTAGATGCACTTAATGCACATCCTATTAATGAAAAAATTGCTGGATTAACTGAATTTAAAACAAATGTATTGGCATTAAAGGATTTAGAAAATGGCCGTGTTGATGCGGTTGTCATTGATGAAGTCGTTATTAATTATTATATGACGATACAAGAAGGAACTTTTAAGGTACTTGATGAGTCGCTTTCACCTGAAGAATATGCTGTTGGGGTGAAAAAAGGAAATGAAGCGCTGCTTAATGAACTTCAGGAAGCATTAGATACAATGAATGAAGATGGTACAGCAGCAGAAATCTCCGAAAAATGGTTCGGTGAAGATAAGGTATTAAAATAA
- a CDS encoding PilZ domain-containing protein: MLRYRRQEGFRFTFNKPIPVLFTIKEVDGNKVESSEGMATMMDISPNGLKLNTALNIPISKPNQIKVSVRFQLNDTLFQVNGMVIWREEKYNHFLYGVQFSIDDQEQEELINHLKSYVKSTADNTE, encoded by the coding sequence ATGTTAAGATACAGAAGGCAAGAGGGATTTCGCTTTACATTTAATAAACCGATTCCTGTCTTGTTTACCATTAAAGAAGTAGATGGAAACAAGGTTGAATCCTCAGAAGGCATGGCAACAATGATGGATATAAGTCCGAACGGATTAAAATTAAATACAGCCTTAAACATTCCCATTTCCAAACCAAATCAAATTAAAGTCTCTGTTCGTTTTCAATTAAATGATACATTATTTCAAGTTAATGGGATGGTGATTTGGCGAGAAGAAAAATACAATCATTTTCTTTACGGAGTCCAGTTTTCTATTGATGATCAAGAACAGGAAGAACTGATTAACCATTTAAAATCATATGTCAAATCTACTGCTGACAATACCGAATAA
- a CDS encoding SDR family NAD(P)-dependent oxidoreductase, whose translation MAGNLNNKTIVITGASSGIGLSIAALCAERGAHLVLLARRLDVLEDIKRDLEERFAITVRVHRLDVSNMDDVQAVFSKLLSELKTIDVLVNNAGFGVFRAAHEVSMDEVKAMFDVNVLGLIACTTMVLPLMRQQRKGHIINIASQAGKIATPKSSVYSATKHAVLGYTNSLRMELADFNVSVTAINPGPIETNFFSIADEAGTYVNSVQKYILKPEFVARKVVDGMLTNTREINLPRWMNVGSILFALFPGLFERVGKKVLNKK comes from the coding sequence TTGGCAGGTAATCTGAATAACAAAACGATTGTCATTACAGGAGCTTCCAGTGGAATCGGACTTTCCATTGCGGCTCTTTGCGCAGAAAGAGGAGCTCATTTAGTGTTACTAGCAAGGAGACTTGATGTTTTGGAGGATATTAAGCGAGATTTAGAGGAACGGTTTGCTATTACTGTTCGGGTACATAGACTGGATGTTTCGAATATGGACGATGTCCAGGCGGTTTTCTCCAAGCTTTTATCTGAGTTGAAGACAATCGATGTACTAGTGAATAATGCGGGGTTTGGCGTCTTTCGGGCAGCGCATGAAGTATCTATGGATGAGGTAAAGGCGATGTTTGACGTAAATGTCCTTGGGCTGATTGCTTGCACAACAATGGTATTGCCTTTAATGAGGCAACAAAGAAAAGGCCATATTATAAACATTGCTTCACAGGCAGGGAAAATCGCAACACCTAAATCAAGCGTATATTCTGCAACAAAGCATGCTGTATTAGGTTATACAAACAGCCTTAGGATGGAGCTAGCTGATTTTAATGTCTCTGTCACCGCAATAAATCCTGGACCGATTGAAACAAACTTCTTCTCCATTGCTGATGAAGCGGGAACCTATGTTAATAGTGTACAAAAATATATCTTAAAGCCAGAATTTGTTGCTAGAAAAGTCGTTGACGGTATGCTGACGAATACAAGGGAAATCAATTTACCCCGTTGGATGAATGTGGGAAGTATCCTTTTTGCCCTGTTTCCAGGTCTATTTGAACGGGTAGGAAAAAAGGTCCTAAATAAAAAATAA
- a CDS encoding NAD(P)/FAD-dependent oxidoreductase codes for MSKHIVILGAGYGGLLSALTVRKYLNSQEAYITVVNQYPTHQIITELHRLAGGTTSEGTVALPLNKLLKGKDIDLKIAKVERFSVEDKKVFLSEGTTLTYDALVVALGSKTAYFGIPGLEENSMVLKSVEDANHIRSHIEGRIREYAKTKNEADATILIGGGGLTGIELVGELADNLPKIAKGYGVNPKEIKLKLVEAGPKVLPVLPDHLIERAVESLEARGVEFLTGLPVTNVQGNVIDLKDGSKITANTFVWTGGVQAPPIVSESGLEADRGRATVNEYLQSTSHKDVFVVGDSAVAFPKEGGRPYAPTAQNAWQMGELVGYNLYAYLMDKSFEVFAPINSGTLASLGRKDAVAEIGGNSTPLKGLPASLMKEASNVRYLTHIKGLFSLAY; via the coding sequence ATGTCAAAACATATTGTTATCTTAGGAGCGGGATATGGCGGTCTGCTATCTGCATTAACAGTTCGAAAATATTTAAATAGCCAAGAAGCTTATATAACGGTGGTTAACCAATATCCAACACATCAAATCATTACTGAGCTACACCGTCTTGCAGGTGGTACAACAAGCGAAGGTACTGTAGCGCTTCCTCTAAATAAGCTGCTAAAAGGAAAGGATATTGATCTGAAAATTGCAAAGGTTGAACGTTTTTCAGTAGAGGATAAAAAGGTCTTCCTTTCAGAAGGTACAACGTTAACCTATGATGCCCTTGTTGTTGCTTTAGGTAGTAAAACAGCCTATTTTGGAATTCCTGGATTGGAAGAAAACAGCATGGTGTTAAAATCTGTTGAAGATGCCAATCATATTCGCAGCCACATTGAAGGCCGTATTCGTGAGTACGCGAAAACGAAAAATGAAGCAGATGCAACGATTTTAATTGGTGGTGGTGGCTTAACCGGTATCGAATTAGTGGGTGAGCTTGCAGATAATCTTCCAAAAATCGCCAAAGGCTATGGCGTTAATCCAAAGGAGATCAAATTAAAGCTTGTTGAAGCAGGTCCAAAGGTTCTTCCTGTATTGCCAGACCATTTAATTGAACGTGCTGTTGAAAGTTTAGAGGCACGCGGTGTTGAATTCTTAACAGGACTTCCAGTTACAAATGTTCAAGGTAATGTGATTGACCTTAAGGATGGAAGCAAAATCACTGCTAATACTTTTGTCTGGACTGGTGGTGTACAGGCACCTCCAATTGTTTCTGAATCAGGACTTGAAGCAGATCGCGGTAGGGCAACGGTGAATGAATACCTTCAATCAACGTCACATAAGGATGTTTTTGTGGTAGGAGATTCAGCGGTGGCATTCCCGAAAGAGGGTGGACGTCCTTATGCGCCAACGGCTCAAAATGCTTGGCAAATGGGAGAACTTGTTGGTTATAATCTATACGCTTATTTAATGGACAAATCATTTGAAGTATTTGCTCCAATTAACTCTGGTACGCTTGCTAGCCTTGGACGTAAAGATGCAGTGGCCGAAATTGGCGGAAACTCAACGCCGCTTAAAGGTCTTCCTGCCTCATTAATGAAAGAAGCAAGTAATGTACGCTACCTCACACATATTAAAGGTCTTTTTAGCTTAGCCTATTAA
- a CDS encoding MFS transporter, which translates to MSADQRKKLIVLMINMFIAIGSFGIVIPILPAYLESINQGGTAAGLMIAIFAGAQFICSPIAGKWTDQYGRRKMIIFGLMGLTLSSFIFYGFDSIWMLYASRVIGGMGSALLVPAIFAYVADITTMEQRAKGNSFVSAAMSLGIVIGPGIGGFLADLGLKMPFLISAIVSLGAVIFSVIVLKESQVVQPGAIELPQEESMAKKMVRSVKMPYFIPLIITLSMSFGLMAYESVLGLFVDNQFGASPQDIAIMVTSTGIVSVIVQLFVVDRIVSRYGEGAVLNIFLGVATVGFLLSLVASSYLLFFTITLLIFLATSILRPVLNTLISKLAGNEQGFAMGMNNAYMSIGNVLGPMLAGVLYDVEIIYPFFLGLTLLVLTLVTTIIWQKRSFKRNSHQKSAMGTK; encoded by the coding sequence ATGTCAGCAGACCAACGAAAAAAGCTGATAGTTTTAATGATAAATATGTTTATTGCGATTGGTAGCTTTGGGATTGTGATTCCGATATTACCTGCCTATTTAGAGTCGATTAACCAGGGGGGGACAGCAGCTGGGTTAATGATTGCGATTTTTGCCGGTGCCCAGTTTATCTGTTCGCCGATTGCTGGGAAGTGGACGGATCAATATGGACGAAGAAAAATGATTATATTTGGACTTATGGGTCTGACGCTTTCAAGTTTTATCTTTTATGGATTTGACTCCATTTGGATGCTGTACGCTTCTCGTGTGATTGGAGGAATGGGCAGTGCCCTCCTTGTACCGGCTATTTTTGCCTATGTAGCGGATATCACCACGATGGAGCAGCGGGCAAAAGGAAACAGCTTTGTTTCTGCAGCGATGTCCTTAGGGATTGTCATTGGACCGGGAATTGGAGGCTTTCTAGCTGATCTTGGACTAAAAATGCCATTTTTAATTTCGGCCATTGTATCGCTTGGGGCAGTAATCTTTTCGGTTATTGTTCTAAAGGAAAGTCAAGTCGTTCAACCGGGTGCTATTGAACTGCCGCAGGAAGAATCAATGGCTAAGAAAATGGTGCGCTCGGTCAAAATGCCATACTTTATTCCGCTTATTATTACTCTGTCGATGAGCTTTGGGTTAATGGCTTATGAATCCGTGCTTGGTCTCTTTGTTGATAATCAATTCGGTGCTTCTCCGCAGGATATCGCCATCATGGTAACTTCAACGGGAATTGTTAGTGTGATTGTTCAGCTCTTTGTCGTTGACCGGATTGTGAGCCGTTACGGTGAAGGGGCTGTACTAAATATTTTCTTAGGGGTAGCAACGGTCGGGTTTTTACTTTCCTTGGTTGCTTCAAGCTATTTGCTGTTCTTTACGATTACGCTGCTCATTTTCCTTGCCACTTCCATTTTACGTCCTGTATTAAATACGCTTATTTCAAAATTAGCTGGCAATGAACAGGGCTTTGCGATGGGAATGAATAATGCTTATATGAGTATTGGGAATGTGTTAGGACCGATGCTGGCGGGAGTTCTCTATGATGTAGAAATCATTTACCCCTTCTTTTTAGGATTGACATTACTTGTTCTGACGCTTGTAACTACTATTATATGGCAGAAACGTTCCTTTAAGCGAAACTCTCATCAAAAGTCGGCTATGGGAACTAAATAA
- a CDS encoding amino acid ABC transporter ATP-binding protein encodes MAIIEVSDLKKSYGNLEVLKRISFDVNKKDVVAVIGPSGSGKSTMLRSLVHLEEINGGSICVSGDYLVKNGVYAKPHEIKAITAKMGMVFQHFNLFPHLTVKENLELAPKLVKKETSETARRSMELMEKIGLTSHANAYPANLSGGQKQRVAIARALMMNPDILLFDEPTSALDPELTGEVLQVMKDLAEEHMTMIVVTHEMEFAKEVANRAIFMDNGEIVESGHPQELFNNPKHERTKAFLTRSLK; translated from the coding sequence GTGGCTATCATTGAAGTATCTGACCTCAAAAAATCATATGGAAACCTCGAGGTATTAAAAAGGATTTCCTTTGATGTAAATAAAAAAGATGTGGTGGCTGTAATCGGTCCTTCCGGATCAGGTAAAAGTACGATGCTGCGGAGTTTGGTTCATTTAGAAGAAATAAATGGGGGCAGTATCTGCGTATCCGGTGATTATTTAGTAAAGAACGGCGTCTATGCAAAGCCACATGAAATTAAAGCCATCACAGCTAAAATGGGTATGGTTTTTCAGCATTTTAATCTTTTTCCGCATCTAACGGTAAAAGAAAACCTTGAACTTGCTCCTAAATTAGTGAAAAAGGAGACTTCTGAAACAGCTAGGAGGAGCATGGAATTGATGGAGAAAATCGGTCTGACTTCGCATGCCAATGCATATCCTGCCAATCTATCCGGCGGTCAAAAACAGCGGGTAGCTATTGCGCGTGCACTCATGATGAATCCAGATATCCTGCTTTTTGATGAGCCAACATCTGCTTTGGACCCTGAATTAACTGGAGAGGTATTACAGGTCATGAAGGATTTAGCTGAAGAACATATGACGATGATTGTTGTCACACATGAAATGGAATTTGCTAAAGAGGTGGCAAATCGTGCCATTTTTATGGACAATGGTGAAATCGTTGAATCAGGTCATCCACAGGAATTATTTAATAATCCAAAGCATGAGCGGACAAAGGCTTTTTTAACTCGCAGTTTAAAATAA
- a CDS encoding sodium-dependent transporter, translating into MEQKEQWSSKIGFILASAGSAIGLGAIWKLPYVTGMSGGGAFILLFVLLSLLIGFPLLLAEFVIGRSTQKEAISAYKQIAPGSKWHWIGYLGVVTCFILLSFYSVIGGWIIQYIVFGFSGQVGAGNVNYEALFTESVANPLLSIGAQALFLIITIIVVGRGIQTGIEKASKVMMPALFILFMVLIVRSLTLENAMVGVSFLLNPDFSKLNSESILFALGQSFFLLSVGVSVMVTYSSYLPKGESIVQPALSIVAMNLFISLFAGLAIFPAVFSLGFEPTAGPGLLFIVLPSVFEKMVFGNLFLLIFLLLFLFATLTSAFSLLEIVVASVSRGKGGRNRLSWMLGILVFLVGIPSALSFGVWSDISILGKSIFDAADYLVSNILMPVGALLISIFVSYRMKKSILISELIQTTKYRYLFEVWYLLLRYVVPIVIIVVFLDVTNII; encoded by the coding sequence TTGGAACAAAAAGAACAATGGTCATCAAAAATCGGCTTTATCCTGGCTTCTGCCGGGTCAGCTATTGGACTTGGGGCGATTTGGAAATTGCCGTATGTAACGGGCATGAGCGGTGGAGGAGCATTTATTCTTTTATTTGTCCTTCTATCCCTTTTAATTGGTTTTCCCCTTTTGCTTGCTGAGTTTGTCATCGGTCGCAGCACGCAAAAAGAAGCTATTTCGGCCTATAAGCAGATTGCTCCAGGTTCTAAATGGCATTGGATTGGCTATCTCGGCGTAGTTACCTGCTTCATTTTATTATCCTTTTACAGTGTCATTGGGGGATGGATTATTCAATATATTGTATTTGGCTTTTCGGGGCAGGTTGGGGCCGGAAATGTCAACTACGAGGCACTTTTTACTGAATCTGTAGCGAATCCGCTTCTATCCATCGGAGCACAGGCTCTTTTCTTGATTATCACAATTATCGTGGTTGGCAGGGGAATTCAAACTGGGATAGAAAAAGCGAGTAAAGTCATGATGCCTGCTCTATTTATCTTATTTATGGTATTGATTGTTCGCTCCCTGACGCTAGAAAATGCGATGGTCGGTGTATCCTTTCTTCTCAATCCGGATTTCAGTAAATTAAACTCGGAAAGTATTTTATTTGCGCTTGGGCAGTCCTTCTTTTTGTTAAGTGTAGGGGTGTCGGTGATGGTGACGTACAGCTCTTATTTACCGAAAGGAGAAAGCATCGTTCAGCCGGCCTTATCGATTGTGGCGATGAATTTATTTATTTCTTTGTTTGCTGGTCTTGCGATTTTTCCAGCTGTATTCTCGTTAGGGTTTGAACCAACTGCAGGGCCTGGTCTGCTCTTTATTGTCTTGCCGTCCGTATTTGAAAAGATGGTTTTCGGTAATCTCTTTTTACTCATCTTTTTACTTTTATTTTTGTTTGCCACTCTCACATCAGCCTTTTCCTTATTGGAGATTGTAGTCGCTTCTGTATCAAGAGGGAAGGGTGGGCGAAACCGACTCTCCTGGATGCTTGGAATACTCGTATTTTTAGTCGGCATTCCATCGGCGCTGTCATTTGGTGTTTGGTCGGACATTTCAATTCTTGGAAAGAGTATTTTTGATGCAGCGGATTACCTGGTTAGTAATATATTAATGCCTGTTGGTGCCCTGTTAATCTCAATTTTTGTCTCCTATAGAATGAAAAAGAGTATTTTAATAAGTGAGCTGATTCAAACGACAAAATATCGTTATCTGTTTGAGGTCTGGTACTTATTATTACGCTATGTTGTACCCATTGTGATTATTGTCGTATTTCTTGATGTCACAAATATCATCTAG